The genomic region CCGACCAGCCCGCGATCTCGTCGATCGTCCGGTGGCAGCCGTGGCACAGCCCGGTCGCCTCGTTCATCACGCAAACCAGCACGCAGGGCGATTCCGGCGGATCGGCCGGCGGCGCGGTCACCCGTCGATCGAGACGCTCAGGAAGCCGGGGACGGGGCCGTTCCAGCCGTCGTCGGGCGTATCGTCGCGCGGTTCCTCGCGGCGGCGGCGCGGCTCCGGCCGGCGGCTGGCGCGGGCGGGCGCTTCCTGTTCGGCCTGCTGTTCGGCGGGCCGTTCGGCGCGGCCCCGGCGGCGCGGCCGCTCCTCGCGCGCCGGGCGATCCTCTTCCGGCTCGGCGGCCGGCGCCTCGACGCGCGCGATCTTCTGGCCGGTGAGTTTCTCGATATTCTCGATATTCTCGGCGTCGTCGGCGCTGACGAACGTATAGGCGATGCCGGTAGCCCCGGCGCGGCCGGTGCGGCCGATGCGGTGGACGTAATCGTCCGGGTGCCACGGCGCGTCGAAGTTGAAGACGTGGCTGACGCCCTTGATGTCCAGCCCGCGCGCGGCGACGTCGGAGGCGACGAGGATGTTGATGTCGCCCTGCTTGAACCGCTCCAGCTCGGCGATCCGCGCCGGCTGCTCCATGTCGCCGTGGATTTCGCCCGAGGCGAAACCGTGCTTCTTCAGGCTCTTGTTCAGCTCGCGGACGGTCGTCTTTCGGTTGCAGAAGATGATCGCGGTGCGCACCTCCTCGGTTTTCAGCAGGCGGCGCAGCGTGTCGCGCTTGTCGAACGCCGATCCCTTCACCGGCACCAGCCATTGCGCGATGTTGATGTTGGTGGTGGCGGGCCGCGCGACCTCGATCGTCTTCGGATTGCTGAGGAAGCGGTCCGCCAGCTTCTTGATCGGCGGCGGCATCGTTGCGGAGAACAGCAGCGTCTGCCGGCTGGTGGGCAGCTTGGTGCAGATCGTCTCGATATCCGGGATGAAGCCCATGTCGAGCATCCGGTCCGCCTCGTCGATGACGAGCAGGTTGCAGCCGGTGAGCAGGATCTTGCCGCGCTCGAACAGGTCCATGAGGCGGCCGGGCGTGGCGATCAGCACGTCGACGCCCTTTTCCAGCGCCTTCACCTGATCGCCCATCTGCACCCCGCCGATCAGCAGCGCCATCGAGAGCTTGTGGTATTTGCCGTACTTCTCGAAATTCTCGGCGACCTGCGCCGCCAGCTCGCGCGTGGGCTCCAGGATCAGGCTGCGCGGCATCCGCGCGCGGCTGCGGCCGTGGGCGAGGATGTCGATCATCGGCAGCACGAACGAGGCGGTCTTGCCCGTCCCCGTCTGCGCGATGCCGATGATGTCGCGCATCATCAGCACGGAAGGGATGGCGGACGCCTGGATAGGCGTCGGTTCGGTGTAACCCGTGTCGGTTACGGCGCGAAGCAGTTCGTCTGACAGGCCGAGATCGGCAAAGCTCATGGCGGTTCCGAGAAAGAGCGGTGGGCGCACCCCCGTCGCCCTTAGCCGCCGGAACGCGATTGGAGCGGAAAAGTCAAGTTTTTGTGGAGCGGGCGCCGTCTCAGCGCCGTGGAACCAGCATGCGGAACCGCGCGATCTCGCACCGCGCGCCGGAACGCGAGCGCAGCGCGTCGCGCCCGGCGCAGATCATGCCGTCGCCCGTCCGCCGCAGATAGAAGCCGGTGTAGAATTTCAGCGTCGGGCAGGCGTCGTCGAGCTTGGCGCGCAGCCTGCGGCCGTCGACCGTTTCCAGATCGACGTCGCCATCGGCCATCGTGGCCGCGACGATCGTCTCCATCGGCACACATTTCGGCGCTTTCTGCTCGCGCCACGCGGACGGCGGTGACGGCGCGGGGCGATAGAGCGGGCGCGGCGGGTCCGCGCGCGAATCGACGCGCGGGATGCGGATCACCATCCGCTCACGGATGATGACCTGCGCCCATTGCGTGCCGGCCAGATCGTCCATGCCCGTGTCGCGCGCCGACACCAGGATCGGAGCCAAAACGGCGAGCGTCAGCAGGGGCAGGGCGCGTTTCGGCATGGCAAACGGGACAAGCCGTGGGCGAAGGGATTTGAACGCCGCATGAATTGCGTGCGATGAACGGTGCATGACACCCGCCCAGATACGCCTGCTCGATGCGCTTGCCGGCACGCTCCCGCCGCGCGCGATCGTCACCGACCGCGACGCGATCGCGCCGCTGGAGACCGACTGGCGCGGCCGCTGGCACGGCCATGCGCCGCTGCTTTTCCTGCCCGGCTCGACCGCCGAAGTGTCCGCCATCGTTGCCGCGGCGGCCGCGCTTCGCGTGCCGCTGGTGCCGCAGGGCGGGAACACCTCGATGGTCGGCGGCGCGACGCCGCCGGCGGACGGCAGCGCGGCGATCCTCTCGACGCGGCGGATGAACGCGATCCGGCGGCTGGATGCCGATGCGGGGCTGGCGGTGGCGGAGGCCGGGGTGATCCTGTCCGATCTCCATGCCGCCGCGCTCGGCGTCGGGCGGCGCTTCCCGCTGTCGCTGGGGGCGAAGGGATCGGCGACGGTCGGCGGCCTCGTCTCCACCAACGCCGGCGGCACCCAGGTGCTGCGCTTCGGCACGATGCGCGGGCTGGTCGCGGGGATCGAGGCGGTGCTGCCCGACGGGCAGGTCCACGACGGGCTGGCGGCGTTGAAGAAGGACAATCGCGGCTATGACCTCACGCAATTGCTGATCGGCGGGGAGGGGACGCTGGGCGTCGTCACCGCCGCCACGCTGCGGCTGGTGCCGGCGGTCGCGGCGCGCGCGGTGGCGTGGGTCGGGTTGGCCGATCCGGCGGCGGCGCTGGCGTTGCTGCGGCGCTTCCAGGCGGCGAGCGAGGATGTGGAGAGCTTCGAGCTGCTTCCGGCGGAATCGCTCGGCGCGGTGCTGCGCCATATTCCCGGCACCCGCGCGCCGCTGGCGGGCGAGCATCCGTGGCACGCGCTGATCGAGCTGACCGCCGCCGACACCGCGCGCGAGCTGCCCGCCGCCGTGATCGAGCGCGTGCTGGCCGCCGCGCTCGCCGACGGGCTGGTCGCGGACGCCACGATCGCGGCGAGCGAGGCGCAGGCGGAAGCCTTCTGGCGCATCCGCGAATCGATCTCCGAGGCGGAGCGCGCCACCGGCCCCGCCGCGCAGCATGACATCTCGGTCCCGGTCGAGGCGATGCCGCGCTTCATGGTCGAGGCGGCGGCGGCGTGCGAGGCACGGTTTCCGGGCAGCAGCGCCTCCGGCTTCGGCCATCTCGGCGACGGCAACGTCCACTTCCATGTCCGCGCGCCGGCCGGGGTCGATGCGCGACGCTGGTTCGCGGAGGAAGCGCCGGTGGTGACGAGCTTCGTTGACGATCTGGTGGTCGCGGCGGGCGGCTCGATCTCCGCCGAGCACGGCATCGGCCAGATGAAGCTCGGCGAGCTGGAGCGGTTGTCCGCGCCCGCGCGGATGACGGCGCTGCGCGCGATCAAGGCGGCGCTCGATCCGCATGGCATCATGAACCCCGGCAAGCTCGTGGCGCTTGCGCCCGGCGGCGCGGGCGAATAGGGCCGCCCGATCCTGGCCGCAACGGCCGCGAATGTATTTCGAGACTGGAGAGAATGATGGCCAGCGCGCCGCAGCAGCTTCCGCTTTTCTATAACGGCCTGGAGCCGCTTTCGAGCGAGTTGCACGCCAATTACCGCCTCCGGCCCGCCAATGCCGCGCCGTTCCTCCGCAACCAGCATGCGATCCCGGTGACGGTCGAGGAGTTTCCGCTGGTCCAGCGCTTCAT from Sphingomonas sp. CL5.1 harbors:
- a CDS encoding DUF1289 domain-containing protein; amino-acid sequence: MTAPPADPPESPCVLVCVMNEATGLCHGCHRTIDEIAGWSAMSDAEKRAVLARVKEREAASQRPEPGATPLASGRACP
- a CDS encoding DEAD/DEAH box helicase, encoding MSFADLGLSDELLRAVTDTGYTEPTPIQASAIPSVLMMRDIIGIAQTGTGKTASFVLPMIDILAHGRSRARMPRSLILEPTRELAAQVAENFEKYGKYHKLSMALLIGGVQMGDQVKALEKGVDVLIATPGRLMDLFERGKILLTGCNLLVIDEADRMLDMGFIPDIETICTKLPTSRQTLLFSATMPPPIKKLADRFLSNPKTIEVARPATTNINIAQWLVPVKGSAFDKRDTLRRLLKTEEVRTAIIFCNRKTTVRELNKSLKKHGFASGEIHGDMEQPARIAELERFKQGDINILVASDVAARGLDIKGVSHVFNFDAPWHPDDYVHRIGRTGRAGATGIAYTFVSADDAENIENIEKLTGQKIARVEAPAAEPEEDRPAREERPRRRGRAERPAEQQAEQEAPARASRRPEPRRRREEPRDDTPDDGWNGPVPGFLSVSIDG
- a CDS encoding FAD-binding oxidoreductase; protein product: MTPAQIRLLDALAGTLPPRAIVTDRDAIAPLETDWRGRWHGHAPLLFLPGSTAEVSAIVAAAAALRVPLVPQGGNTSMVGGATPPADGSAAILSTRRMNAIRRLDADAGLAVAEAGVILSDLHAAALGVGRRFPLSLGAKGSATVGGLVSTNAGGTQVLRFGTMRGLVAGIEAVLPDGQVHDGLAALKKDNRGYDLTQLLIGGEGTLGVVTAATLRLVPAVAARAVAWVGLADPAAALALLRRFQAASEDVESFELLPAESLGAVLRHIPGTRAPLAGEHPWHALIELTAADTARELPAAVIERVLAAALADGLVADATIAASEAQAEAFWRIRESISEAERATGPAAQHDISVPVEAMPRFMVEAAAACEARFPGSSASGFGHLGDGNVHFHVRAPAGVDARRWFAEEAPVVTSFVDDLVVAAGGSISAEHGIGQMKLGELERLSAPARMTALRAIKAALDPHGIMNPGKLVALAPGGAGE